The DNA window ATTTTGTTATTTAATAACAGCGCCTTTAAGGTTGATTTAGAATTCTTAATTTTGTTATAAAAATAATTACCATTTTTTTGAGAAAGTGGGTCAGGGCCATTATTTTCAAACATAGAAAACTCTTCATTTTTTAATACAAGATGAAATAATCCAAATCTTCTTGTGTCGTTAAAAATTAATGATTGTCCTGTTTCAAGCTTAAGAATGACATGATCGTGTTTTAATTTTTGGAACTTATTGTGTACTCGCAATGTTCCTGACATGCCAAGATGGATAATTATTTTTGACTCATCGTTAAGTTGTAAAAAAATATACTTTCCTTTTCTACCTACTTCGATGATTTTTTTATTGATGGTTTTCTTTAATTTAGTTTTATTTACAGGGACTCTTAAACTTGAATTTCTTACTTCTATTTTCTTAATTATTTTATTTTTTAAGAAAGGCTCAACACCTCTTCTGGTAGTTTCAACT is part of the SAR86 cluster bacterium genome and encodes:
- the mutM gene encoding bifunctional DNA-formamidopyrimidine glycosylase/DNA-(apurinic or apyrimidinic site) lyase: MPELPEVETTRRGVEPFLKNKIIKKIEVRNSSLRVPVNKTKLKKTINKKIIEVGRKGKYIFLQLNDESKIIIHLGMSGTLRVHNKFQKLKHDHVILKLETGQSLIFNDTRRFGLFHLVLKNEEFSMFENNGPDPLSQKNGNYFYNKIKNSKSTLKALLLNNKIISGIGNIYASEILFLSKLSPKKRGNKVTKIQCDEIIKFSKIVLNRAIKFGGTTLNDYHNAENKPGYFKIKLFVYDREGEDCKECKSKIFQIRQNNRSTYFCKNCQS